The Mammaliicoccus sciuri genome window below encodes:
- a CDS encoding asparaginase has product MKRILVIHTGGTISMSEDKDTGKVETNAEHPMHRHQAFIQSLGDITEINPFQVPSPHMNNQYINQLKDIITESIDKDEYDAFVITHGTDTLEETAYLLDLTIDTKLPIILTGAMRSSNEIGSDGLYNYVSALKVASTDDAQNKGVMVVFNDEIHTAKNVTKTHTSNTSTFQSPNYGPIGSVTKTHVIFHHQPFPYKKYPNINPDIKIGIVKAHMDLSSDLLDFFVEKQYDGLIIEALGQGNMPPTALKGIQNLLDADIPVVMVSRSFNGIVGGIYAYEGGGYQLQQMGIILSNGLNGQKARLKLLVGLSNHLSKEDLVEYFA; this is encoded by the coding sequence ATGAAGAGAATATTAGTTATACATACTGGTGGAACAATTAGTATGTCTGAAGATAAAGATACAGGTAAAGTAGAAACAAATGCTGAACATCCGATGCATAGACATCAAGCATTTATACAATCTCTAGGTGATATTACAGAAATAAATCCATTCCAAGTACCTTCCCCACATATGAATAATCAATATATTAATCAATTGAAAGATATTATTACAGAATCAATTGATAAAGATGAATATGATGCGTTTGTGATTACTCATGGAACAGATACTTTAGAAGAAACGGCGTATTTATTAGATTTAACAATAGATACGAAGTTACCTATTATTTTAACAGGTGCCATGAGATCTTCAAATGAAATAGGTTCGGATGGCTTATACAATTATGTTTCAGCTTTAAAAGTAGCATCTACAGATGATGCACAAAATAAAGGGGTTATGGTTGTATTCAATGATGAAATTCATACAGCTAAAAATGTAACAAAAACACATACGTCAAACACGAGTACTTTCCAAAGTCCTAACTATGGACCAATTGGCAGTGTTACAAAGACGCATGTCATATTCCATCATCAACCTTTTCCATATAAAAAATATCCAAACATCAATCCGGATATCAAAATAGGAATTGTAAAAGCTCACATGGATCTATCAAGTGATTTATTAGATTTCTTTGTAGAAAAACAATATGATGGTCTAATTATAGAAGCCCTTGGTCAAGGCAACATGCCACCTACTGCATTAAAAGGTATTCAGAACTTGCTCGATGCTGATATTCCAGTTGTAATGGTTTCGCGTTCATTCAATGGCATTGTAGGAGGTATTTACGCTTATGAAGGTGGCGGATACCAACTTCAACAAATGGGCATTATTTTATCAAACGGATTAAATGGACAAAAAGCACGTCTTAAACTACTTGTTGGTTTAAGTAATCATTTATCTAAAGAAGATTTAGTTGAATATTTCGCATAA
- a CDS encoding CBS domain-containing protein, giving the protein MYLSNIMIPKEKCYIANPKDTIHSALDKLEHHGIDGLPVVSDGKYVGMITRYSIFRHYFFKKENVSRDEFIENTKIEEILTLDLHSLHANQVVEESLLNLQDFPILAVVNNEKDFLGILTRYDVMEQFKSAFGMKQKGIRIAITSVEAEGRIKRLSSIIAKFKLNTISFVTFDETDKMYRRMIIKVEKTNNLEKFIKYLGKNGFKVLDVSEE; this is encoded by the coding sequence ATGTATTTATCGAACATTATGATACCAAAAGAAAAATGTTATATCGCGAATCCGAAAGATACGATTCACTCAGCACTTGATAAATTAGAACATCATGGTATTGATGGGTTACCAGTAGTTAGTGATGGAAAGTATGTTGGCATGATCACGAGATATAGTATTTTTAGACATTACTTCTTCAAAAAAGAAAATGTCTCAAGGGATGAATTTATTGAAAATACTAAAATTGAAGAAATTTTAACATTAGATTTACATTCATTACATGCAAACCAAGTAGTAGAAGAATCACTACTTAACTTGCAAGACTTTCCAATATTAGCAGTTGTAAATAATGAAAAAGATTTTCTTGGTATCTTAACAAGATATGATGTAATGGAACAATTTAAATCAGCATTCGGTATGAAACAAAAAGGAATCCGTATTGCGATTACTTCTGTAGAAGCTGAAGGCAGAATTAAACGATTATCAAGTATCATAGCGAAATTCAAACTCAACACAATATCTTTCGTAACATTTGATGAAACAGATAAAATGTATCGCAGAATGATCATCAAAGTTGAGAAAACAAACAATTTAGAAAAATTCATTAAGTATTTAGGCAAAAATGGATTCAAAGTACTTGATGTATCAGAAGAATAA
- the rpsA gene encoding 30S ribosomal protein S1 — protein MTEEFNESMINEVQEGDKVKGTVQQVEDKHVVVHIVGGKFDGIIPISQLSTQHIETANEVVNIGDEIEAFVTKIEQNDESGHYILSKRKLDENLSYEKLQKILEDDATIEAEVTEVVKGGLVVDAGIRGFIPASLISVNYIDDFSDYLGKVLTLKVEELDQTNNRVILSHKKVEQEALSSKKEDLLNNISQGDVLEGTVARIANFGAFIDLGGVDGLVHVSELSHDHVKSPDEVVKVGDTVKVKVRAVDREAERISLSIKDTLPSPFEQIDSQFIVGDIVPGKVVRLAQFGAFVEIAPGLQGLVHISQISHDHIGNPDEVLEKGQDVQVKFLAVDKDEERISLSIKDTIEQETDFDESYLNQQDTDDDNPTLGDVFGDKLKDFKL, from the coding sequence ATGACGGAAGAATTCAACGAATCCATGATAAATGAAGTGCAAGAAGGTGACAAAGTTAAGGGTACTGTACAACAAGTAGAAGATAAACACGTAGTTGTGCATATAGTGGGTGGTAAATTTGATGGCATCATTCCAATTAGCCAACTGTCAACTCAACACATCGAAACAGCTAACGAAGTCGTCAATATTGGTGATGAAATCGAAGCATTCGTAACTAAAATCGAACAAAATGATGAAAGCGGACATTATATATTATCGAAACGTAAATTAGATGAAAATCTTTCATACGAAAAGTTACAAAAGATTTTAGAAGATGACGCAACAATCGAAGCTGAAGTAACTGAAGTTGTGAAAGGCGGTTTAGTCGTTGATGCTGGTATTAGAGGCTTTATTCCAGCTTCATTAATCTCTGTAAACTATATTGATGATTTCTCAGACTATTTAGGTAAAGTATTAACACTTAAAGTTGAAGAATTAGATCAAACAAATAACAGAGTCATTTTAAGTCACAAGAAAGTTGAACAAGAAGCATTAAGTTCTAAAAAAGAAGACTTACTCAATAATATTTCACAAGGTGATGTATTAGAAGGTACTGTCGCTAGAATCGCGAACTTTGGTGCATTCATTGACTTAGGTGGCGTAGATGGACTTGTACATGTATCTGAGTTATCTCATGATCATGTTAAATCACCTGACGAAGTTGTAAAAGTTGGCGATACGGTTAAAGTTAAAGTGCGTGCTGTTGATAGAGAAGCAGAAAGAATTTCTTTATCTATTAAAGACACGTTACCAAGCCCATTTGAACAAATCGATTCACAATTCATTGTTGGTGATATCGTACCTGGTAAAGTCGTGCGTTTAGCTCAATTCGGAGCATTTGTAGAAATCGCACCTGGCTTACAAGGATTAGTTCATATTTCTCAAATCAGCCACGATCACATCGGTAATCCTGATGAAGTATTAGAAAAAGGACAAGATGTACAAGTGAAATTTCTTGCTGTCGATAAAGATGAAGAAAGAATTTCTTTATCTATTAAAGATACAATTGAACAAGAGACTGATTTTGATGAATCTTATTTAAACCAACAAGACACAGATGATGACAATCCTACTTTAGGAGATGTCTTCGGAGATAAATTAAAAGATTTTAAATTATAA
- a CDS encoding LysM peptidoglycan-binding domain-containing protein, whose product MSKDNFKDEFEKSRQKIERPEDKTQELENNNEEVNDKSQPNRKESDKPKDEKQQQSKQEQQYPPRGALRRQRRKEEANKQKTKEEQPKKEIPKASETPNNEDKSSKKAGAIGAAGAVGAGAAGTSAANANKNTQNNKPKQKRSLTDKPETKDQQPKEQNDHKKAAGAAAATGAGASGASSSAKQNNAKDQNKKESQKDKSKGKKGAAAAAGAGVAASAASNKNNKQESNSKDNKDKQSKNKKGAEAAGAGAVGAGVAGAAGGGSAGGGTPPSNGSGGQNGDDGNSNKFKKALVPIIAAILILGALALFLGMYLNGANKDNGKEIAEKTEQTNSDAKKKADEQVEKDRAKKEDEDKANDKAKESNEDSDKNSVSSDSNNASENSSDESNSDSDSNANSNEDSQSNQDQNSDDSVSNEDVQNAADDAANNQTNQNTQSNQNQNQSQETHTVTGKENLYRIAIQYYGSGSPENVEKIRQANGISGNEISQGQNLVIP is encoded by the coding sequence TTGTCTAAAGATAATTTTAAAGACGAATTCGAAAAAAGTCGTCAAAAGATAGAACGACCTGAAGACAAGACACAAGAATTAGAAAACAACAACGAAGAGGTTAACGATAAAAGTCAGCCAAATCGAAAAGAATCAGACAAACCAAAAGATGAAAAACAACAACAAAGTAAACAAGAACAACAATATCCACCAAGAGGCGCATTAAGAAGACAACGTAGAAAAGAAGAAGCTAATAAACAGAAAACAAAAGAAGAACAACCTAAAAAAGAAATACCTAAAGCTTCAGAAACACCAAACAATGAAGATAAGTCGTCTAAAAAGGCTGGAGCAATTGGCGCTGCAGGTGCAGTTGGTGCTGGAGCAGCAGGCACAAGTGCTGCTAACGCCAATAAAAACACTCAAAATAATAAACCAAAACAAAAAAGATCTTTAACAGATAAACCTGAAACTAAGGATCAACAACCTAAAGAGCAAAATGATCATAAAAAAGCTGCAGGTGCTGCCGCTGCTACTGGTGCAGGCGCTAGTGGTGCAAGTAGTTCTGCAAAACAGAATAATGCTAAAGATCAAAACAAAAAAGAGTCCCAAAAAGACAAATCAAAAGGTAAAAAAGGTGCAGCAGCCGCTGCCGGAGCTGGTGTAGCAGCATCTGCCGCATCAAATAAAAACAACAAACAAGAATCAAACAGTAAAGATAACAAAGATAAGCAATCTAAAAACAAAAAAGGTGCAGAAGCAGCGGGTGCCGGAGCAGTTGGCGCTGGCGTAGCAGGAGCTGCAGGAGGCGGTTCAGCCGGTGGAGGTACACCACCAAGTAATGGTAGTGGTGGACAAAACGGCGATGATGGCAACTCAAATAAATTCAAGAAAGCACTTGTTCCTATAATAGCTGCAATTCTTATACTTGGCGCACTTGCCTTATTCTTAGGTATGTACTTAAATGGTGCAAATAAAGATAATGGTAAAGAAATTGCTGAAAAAACAGAGCAAACAAATAGTGACGCTAAGAAAAAAGCTGATGAACAAGTTGAAAAAGATAGAGCTAAAAAAGAAGACGAAGATAAAGCGAATGACAAAGCTAAAGAATCAAATGAAGACTCTGACAAAAACAGTGTTTCAAGCGACTCAAATAATGCTTCTGAAAATAGCTCAGACGAAAGTAATTCAGATTCAGACTCAAATGCAAATAGCAATGAAGACAGTCAAAGTAACCAAGATCAAAATAGTGATGATAGCGTAAGTAATGAAGATGTACAAAATGCAGCTGATGATGCAGCTAACAACCAAACAAATCAAAATACACAAAGTAATCAAAACCAAAATCAGTCTCAAGAAACACATACTGTAACTGGTAAAGAAAACTTATACCGTATTGCGATTCAATATTATGGTAGTGGATCACCAGAAAATGTAGAAAAAATTAGACAAGCAAATGGTATTTCTGGCAATGAAATATCTCAAGGTCAGAATTTAGTAATACCATAG
- a CDS encoding NAD(P)H-dependent glycerol-3-phosphate dehydrogenase, whose translation MTNITVFGTGSWGTALANVLADNQHNVLMWGKTEATINEINKEHKNTKYLKENILNENIKATTDLKDAIHHASIFIIAVPTKAIREVCENINEIAYGKKVFIHVSKGIEPGTFKRISEMIDESIDTKINGGIAVLSGPSHAEEVAIKHPTTVSVSSENEEVARLAQDLFMTDYFRVYTNNDFVGIEIGGALKNIIALAAGITDGIGYGDNAKAALITRGLAEITRLGVKMGADPMTFLGLGGIGDLIVTCTSVHSRNWKCGNMLGKGATLDEALEEMNMVVEGVRTTEAAYNLAKEYDVEMPITSGLYKVLFEDYPVSEGVKDLMERDKKSENI comes from the coding sequence ATGACAAATATAACTGTATTTGGTACAGGTAGTTGGGGTACTGCTTTAGCAAACGTATTAGCAGACAACCAACATAATGTATTAATGTGGGGTAAGACTGAAGCAACTATTAACGAGATCAACAAAGAACATAAGAATACAAAATATTTAAAAGAAAATATTTTAAATGAAAATATTAAAGCAACAACTGATTTAAAAGATGCTATCCATCATGCATCTATCTTTATTATTGCTGTTCCGACAAAAGCCATTCGCGAAGTATGTGAAAATATTAATGAAATCGCATATGGTAAAAAAGTATTCATCCATGTGTCTAAAGGTATCGAACCAGGCACTTTCAAACGTATTTCTGAAATGATTGATGAATCAATCGATACCAAAATCAATGGCGGTATCGCTGTATTATCAGGACCAAGTCATGCAGAAGAAGTTGCGATTAAACATCCAACAACAGTTTCAGTATCATCTGAAAACGAAGAAGTTGCTCGTTTAGCTCAAGATTTATTTATGACGGATTATTTCCGTGTATATACGAACAATGATTTTGTCGGTATTGAAATAGGTGGCGCGTTAAAAAATATCATTGCACTTGCTGCAGGTATTACTGACGGCATTGGATATGGTGACAACGCGAAAGCTGCACTTATAACGAGAGGTTTAGCTGAAATTACACGTTTAGGTGTTAAAATGGGCGCTGATCCTATGACATTCTTAGGACTTGGTGGTATCGGTGACTTAATCGTTACTTGTACATCTGTACATTCACGAAATTGGAAATGCGGAAATATGCTTGGTAAAGGGGCTACATTGGACGAAGCATTAGAAGAAATGAATATGGTCGTCGAAGGTGTAAGAACAACTGAAGCTGCATACAACTTAGCGAAAGAATATGATGTTGAAATGCCAATAACTTCAGGTTTATATAAAGTGTTATTCGAAGATTATCCAGTTTCTGAAGGTGTCAAAGATCTTATGGAACGTGACAAAAAGTCAGAGAATATTTAA
- a CDS encoding DUF2768 domain-containing protein, whose protein sequence is MFDISRMDLMWVSFYSIGFMILAIILVYLSRFKLKNKIISSITMFLAVISLIIAGIFMIVVLGGSSHA, encoded by the coding sequence ATGTTTGATATATCAAGAATGGATTTAATGTGGGTGTCATTTTATTCTATTGGTTTTATGATTTTAGCAATTATACTCGTATATTTATCAAGATTTAAATTAAAAAATAAAATCATCAGTAGTATAACAATGTTTTTAGCAGTCATTTCTCTAATTATTGCTGGTATCTTTATGATTGTTGTATTAGGTGGATCGAGCCATGCATAA
- the cmk gene encoding (d)CMP kinase, giving the protein MKKINIAIDGPAAAGKSTIAKLVAQHFNMIYVDTGAMYRAITLYYIEQDSEDFDHLVKEIDLKIVLDNGQRVILNGKDVSERIRENDVTEKVSYVASKEPVRTFLVEEQQRLVDEKNVVMDGRDVGTTVLPDAELKVYMIASVEERAIRRFKDNELRGIESDIESLKIDIERRDQYDMNREISPLVKAEDAISIDTTGLSIEEVTNKIVELAKSKMV; this is encoded by the coding sequence ATGAAAAAAATAAATATAGCAATAGATGGTCCAGCAGCAGCTGGTAAAAGTACAATCGCTAAACTTGTAGCTCAACATTTTAATATGATTTATGTGGATACAGGCGCTATGTATAGAGCGATTACACTTTATTATATTGAGCAAGACTCAGAAGACTTTGACCATCTTGTTAAAGAAATTGACTTAAAAATCGTATTAGATAACGGGCAACGTGTTATTTTAAACGGTAAAGATGTTTCAGAAAGAATCAGAGAAAATGATGTAACCGAAAAAGTTTCATATGTTGCCTCTAAAGAACCTGTAAGAACATTTTTAGTAGAAGAACAACAAAGATTAGTAGATGAGAAAAATGTCGTAATGGATGGTAGAGATGTCGGTACAACAGTATTACCTGATGCAGAATTAAAAGTATACATGATAGCATCAGTTGAAGAGCGTGCTATTAGAAGATTTAAAGATAATGAATTACGTGGCATCGAATCTGATATCGAATCATTAAAGATTGATATTGAACGTCGTGACCAATATGACATGAATCGCGAAATCTCACCTTTAGTGAAAGCAGAAGATGCTATTAGTATCGATACGACTGGATTGTCAATTGAAGAAGTGACAAATAAGATAGTCGAACTTGCAAAAAGTAAAATGGTCTAA
- the der gene encoding ribosome biogenesis GTPase Der, giving the protein MTKPIIAIVGKPNVGKSTIFNRIIGERVSIVEDTPGITRDRIYSSGEWLTHDFNLIDTGGIDLGDEPFQQQIRAQAEVAIDEADVIIFMVNGREGVTQADEMVAKILYKSNKPVVLAVNKIDNPEMRSEIYDFYSLGFGEPFPISGSHGLGLGDLLDEAAKHFPEDDEPDYDDETIRLSLIGRPNVGKSSLINAILGEERVIVSPIAGTTRDAIDTIYTYDDQEYVLIDTAGMRKKGKVYESTEKYSVLRALKAIERSNVVLVVIDAEEGIIEQDKKVAGYAHEAGKAIVIVVNKWDTVEKDSKTMKKFEEKVRDNFQFLDYAPIAFVSALEKSRLKTLFPLITMADENHRKRVQSSTLNEVITDAVAMNPTPTDNGRRLNIFYATQVAIQPPTFVIFVNDVELMHFSYKRFLENRIRDAFGYEGTPVHLISRKRN; this is encoded by the coding sequence ATGACGAAACCCATTATAGCAATTGTAGGTAAACCAAATGTAGGGAAATCTACAATTTTTAATAGAATTATAGGCGAGAGGGTATCTATCGTTGAAGATACACCAGGTATAACAAGAGATAGAATATATTCAAGTGGAGAATGGTTAACCCATGACTTCAACTTAATAGATACAGGTGGAATAGATTTAGGTGATGAACCTTTCCAACAACAAATAAGAGCACAAGCAGAAGTTGCAATTGATGAAGCGGATGTTATTATCTTTATGGTTAATGGTCGTGAAGGTGTAACACAAGCTGATGAAATGGTCGCTAAAATATTATACAAATCAAATAAACCTGTCGTATTAGCAGTTAATAAAATTGATAATCCAGAAATGCGTAGTGAAATCTATGACTTCTATTCATTAGGATTTGGTGAGCCATTCCCAATCTCAGGTTCACATGGTCTAGGTTTAGGTGACTTATTAGATGAAGCGGCTAAACATTTTCCTGAAGATGACGAACCAGATTATGATGATGAAACAATTAGACTATCACTCATCGGTCGACCAAACGTTGGTAAATCTAGTTTAATCAACGCCATTCTTGGAGAAGAACGTGTTATCGTTTCACCAATTGCTGGTACAACAAGAGATGCGATTGATACAATATACACATATGATGATCAAGAGTATGTATTAATTGATACTGCAGGTATGAGAAAGAAAGGTAAAGTATACGAAAGTACTGAAAAATATTCAGTATTACGTGCTTTAAAAGCCATCGAACGTTCTAATGTCGTACTTGTTGTGATTGATGCTGAAGAAGGCATTATTGAACAAGACAAAAAAGTTGCTGGATATGCGCATGAAGCCGGTAAAGCAATTGTTATTGTTGTTAACAAGTGGGATACCGTTGAAAAAGACTCGAAAACAATGAAGAAGTTTGAAGAAAAAGTTAGAGATAACTTCCAATTCTTAGACTATGCGCCAATTGCGTTCGTATCAGCATTAGAAAAATCACGCTTAAAAACATTATTCCCATTAATTACGATGGCAGATGAAAACCACCGTAAACGTGTACAAAGTTCTACACTTAATGAAGTTATTACAGATGCTGTAGCGATGAATCCAACGCCTACTGATAATGGTAGAAGATTAAACATTTTCTATGCAACACAAGTAGCGATTCAACCGCCAACATTTGTAATATTTGTTAATGATGTTGAATTAATGCACTTCTCTTATAAACGTTTCTTAGAAAATCGTATAAGAGATGCGTTCGGTTATGAAGGTACACCAGTTCATTTAATCTCAAGAAAAAGAAACTAA
- a CDS encoding YpdA family putative bacillithiol disulfide reductase, giving the protein MQEYESLIIGGGPCGLSAAIEQKRKGINAVVIEKGNVVDAIYHYPTHQTFFSSSDKLGIGDVPFIVEDLKPKRNQALVYYREVVKQYQLDVRTFEEVLAVKKVDNRFLVSTTKQTYKVRFLTIATGYYGQPNELEVQGQELSKVMHYFKEAHPYFNQDVVIIGGKNSAVDAAIELEKAGANVTVLYRGSEYSKSIKPWILPNFESLAKHEKITMHFNSEVERIDEDTLTFNKEGKSYTIKNDFVFAMIGYHPDYKFLESCGVETITNEFGTAPSYNRDTMESNVENLYIAGVIAAGNDANTIFIENGKFHGGTIAQDIERKKQTPLES; this is encoded by the coding sequence ATGCAAGAATATGAAAGCTTAATAATCGGTGGTGGCCCTTGTGGATTGAGTGCAGCAATCGAACAGAAGAGAAAAGGTATTAATGCTGTCGTGATTGAAAAAGGTAATGTTGTAGATGCTATTTATCATTATCCTACTCATCAAACATTCTTTTCTTCTAGTGATAAACTTGGTATTGGTGATGTACCATTTATCGTTGAAGATTTAAAGCCTAAAAGAAATCAAGCACTCGTTTATTATAGAGAAGTCGTGAAACAATACCAACTTGATGTAAGGACTTTTGAAGAAGTATTAGCTGTTAAAAAGGTTGATAATAGATTTTTAGTATCAACAACTAAACAAACGTACAAAGTGAGATTCTTAACAATTGCTACTGGTTACTATGGTCAGCCAAACGAATTAGAAGTACAAGGCCAAGAGTTAAGTAAAGTGATGCATTATTTCAAAGAAGCACATCCATATTTTAATCAAGACGTTGTGATTATTGGCGGAAAAAATTCAGCTGTCGATGCAGCAATTGAATTAGAAAAAGCAGGTGCAAATGTAACAGTGTTATACCGTGGATCAGAATACTCTAAAAGTATTAAACCATGGATATTACCTAACTTTGAATCATTAGCAAAACACGAAAAAATCACGATGCATTTTAACAGTGAAGTAGAACGTATCGATGAAGACACGCTTACATTTAATAAAGAAGGTAAGTCATATACAATAAAAAATGACTTTGTCTTTGCAATGATCGGTTATCACCCTGATTATAAATTCTTAGAATCTTGTGGTGTAGAAACAATTACAAATGAATTTGGAACTGCACCTTCATATAATAGAGATACAATGGAATCGAATGTTGAGAATTTATATATCGCTGGTGTTATAGCTGCTGGTAACGATGCTAACACGATATTTATCGAAAATGGTAAATTCCACGGTGGCACAATTGCACAAGATATTGAAAGAAAAAAGCAAACACCTTTAGAATCATAA